One window of the Cryptomeria japonica chromosome 7, Sugi_1.0, whole genome shotgun sequence genome contains the following:
- the LOC131030380 gene encoding putative multidrug resistance protein: MKSPSTQKEDRSENSYQSVPIWKLFKYADSTDWWLVGLGTFGAIGDGLYLPVLLAVLTNVLNTLGNGPSSNGPQFLSNIRKFSLILVYLAIALGFAAFLEGFCWTRTAERQTARMRRKYLKAVLRQDVGFFDTQGTTTSVVVASVSTDTFIIQTVFSDKIPSFLMNMATFFGSYIFGLFLTWRLAIVISPFVILLIIPGIMYGRILVGIAHNIREAYDKAGNIAEQAVSSVRTVFSFVGEERTMTKFGDALHGTVKLGIKQGLMKGMAVGSTGLTFCTWSFIAWYGSRLVMYHGISGGKIFSAGICFVMGGLGLGTAIPNIRYFSEACGAARRILDMIERVPIIDSDDSKGEILEQVRGEVEFRNVEFAYPSRPESLVFRNFSLTIPPSKTVALVGGSGSGKSTAVALVERFYDPLGGQILLDGVDMRELNLKWLRSQIGLVSQEPALFATSIKENILFGKEGGSMEDVIAAAQAANAHKFITQLPNGYETQVGERGVQMSGGQKQRIAIARAMIRDPRILVLDEATSALDAESEKIVQEALDNASIGRTTLIIAHRLSTIRNADFIAVVHGGHVIESGQHSDLISRDGGAYATLVQLQEMTSHLDESEDQYCDLRDAAHARGRSSSFVSKSSSYRSISVHPEQEKQQQEVVSSAPSFRRLLMLNAPEWKQALLGCLGAIVFGAVQPTYSFFSGAMLSVFFFKDHDKIKSETKKYSLIFFCIGVISFVFSVVQHYNFAVMGEYLTKRVRESMLAKIFTFEIGWFDQEDNSSGAICTMLEKEANVMRSLVGDRASLIVQAVSAVLIAFTMSLILAWRLALVLIAAQPLIIACFYSRKVIMTAMAEKAVKGQGRGSQVASEAVGNHRTITAFSSQDKILNLFKETQEGPRRDNMKQSWFAGLVLAASQSLSMLNAALTYWYGGHQVYDGHISPDAFFKTYFVLMSTARVIAEAGTMTSDIAQGSDALISVFNIFDREAAINPDDGEGEKPEKIEGNIDVRNVDFAYPSRPDVMIFNKFSLSIKAGQRVALVGQSGSGKSTIIGLIERFYDPLKGVVRIDGKDITEFNLRSLRQHIGLVGQEPTLFAGSIRDNICYGKQNATEAEMIEAAKAANAHDFISCLEDGYDTQTGERGVQLSGGQKKRITIARAIIKNPSILLLDEATNALDSQSEKVVQDALDRVMVGRTSVIIAHRLSTIRDADSIAVIRDGRVAEQGSHFHLMGKGDSGAYFALVNMQSFKAPISLE; encoded by the exons ATGAAAAGTCCAAGCACCCAGAAGGAAGATCGTTCCGAGAATTCATATCAAAGCGTTCCCATTTGGAAGCTTTTCAAATATGCCGATTCAACTGATTGGTGGCTTGTTGGATTGGGCACATTTGGAGCTATTGGAGATGGATTGTATCTTCCTGTTTTGCTCGCTGTTTTGACTAATGTACTCAATACACTCGGAAATGGCCCCTCTTCTAATGGACCTCAATTTCTTAGTAATATTAGAAAG TTCTCACTAATATTGGTCTATCTTGCGATTGCGTTGGGATTTGCAGCatttcttg aGGGGTTTTGTTGGACAAGGACGGCCGAAAGGCAGACAGCTCGCATGCGTAGAAAATATTTGAAAGCTGTGTTAAGGCAGGATGTAGGATTCTTTGACACGCAGGGCACTACCACATCCGTCGTAGTTGCCAGTGTTTCCACTGATACATTTATTATTCAAACAGTTTTCAGTGACAAG ATACCCAGCTTCCTGATGAACATGGCCACCTTCTTCGGTAGTTATATATTCGGTTTGTTCTTGACATGGAGATTGGCGATAGTGATCTCTCCTTTTGTGATATTGCTCATAATTCCGGGAATAATGTATGGGCGGATTCTTGTTGGAATCGCTCACAACATTCGTGAAGCCTATGACAAGGCTGGCAATATTGCAGAGCAAGCCGTTTCATCAGTTAGAACCGTTTTTTCTTTTGTGGGAGAGGAACGGACCATGACCAAGTTTGGAGACGCGCTTCATGGAACTGTAAAGCTTGGAATAAAACAGGGCCTTATGAAAGGCATGGCGGTGGGAAGTACGGGACTGACTTTCTGCACCTGGTCATTTATAGCTTGGTATGGTAGCAGGTTGGTCATGTATCATGGCATAAGCGGAGGAAAAATATTCTCTGCTGGAATTTGCTTTGTCATGGGTGGCTT AGGTCTGGGCACTGCAATTCCAAACATTCGATACTTCTCGGAGGCCTGCGGCGCTGCACGTCGTATATTGGACATGATCGAGAGGGTGCCCATCATCGATTCGGATGATAGTAAAGGAGAAATTCTGGAACAAGTGCGCGGTGAAGTCGAATTTAGAAACGTTGAATTCGCATACCCATCGAGGCCGGAAAGCCTCGTATTTCGCAATTTCTCTCTCACCATTCCGCCAAGCAAAACGGTCGCCTTGGTGGGAGGCAGTGGATCAGGGAAGTCTACGGCTGTTGCGTTGGTGGAGAGATTTTACGATCCTCTGGGTGGGCAGATTCTGCTGGACGGAGTTGATATGAGGGAGCTGAATCTGAAATGGCTGCGCAGCCAAATTGGATTAGTGAGCCAAGAGCCTGCGCTGTTTGCGACTTCAATCAAAGAAAACATTTTGTTTGGGAAGGAGGGAGGCAGCATGGAGGATGTCATTGCGGCTGCGCAGGCCGCCAACGCTCACAAGTTTATCACTCAATTGCCAAATGGGTATGAAACCCAG GTAGGAGAGCGCGGAGTGCAGATGTCTGGAGGACAAAAGCAGCGAATAGCCATTGCAAGAGCTATGATAAGAGATCCTCGGATACTTGTGCTGGACGAGGCCACCAGCGCTTTGGATGCGGAGTCGGAGAAGATTGTTCAGGAAGCCCTGGACAATGCTTCTATTGGTCGGACAACGCTCATAATCGCCCACCGCCTCTCCACAATCCGCAACGCCGACTTTATCGCAGTGGTCCATGGTGGTCATGTGATCGAGTCTGGCCAGCACAGCGATTTGATAAGCAGAGATGGTGGAGCCTATGCTACTCTAGTTCAGCTTCAAGAAATGACAAGTCATTTAGATGAGTCAGAAGATCAGTATTGCGATTTGAGAGACGCGGCTCATGCAAGAGGGAGAAGCTCCAGCTTTGTAAGCAAATCAAGTTCATACCGGTCTATATCGGTGCATCCAGAACaagagaaacaacaacaagaagtTGTTTCTTCCGCCCCGTCTTTTCGGCGGTTGTTGATGTTGAATGCTCCAGAATGGAAGCAAGCTCTATTGGGGTGTTTAGGTGCCATAGTCTTTGGAGCAGTTCAGCCAACGTATTCCTTTTTCAGTGGGGCTATGCTTTCTGTGTTTTTCTTTAAAGATCACGACAAGATCAAATCCGAAACCAAAAAATACTCTCTCATCTTTTTCTGTATTGGTGTCATTTCCTTCGTATTTAGTGTGGTCCAGCACTACAATTTTGCAGTCATGGGGGAATATCTCACAAAAAGAGTTCGTGAAAGCATGCTAGCGAAGATCTTTACATTTGAAATTGGCTGGTTCGATCAAGAGGATAATTCCAGTGGAGCCATTTGCACCATGCTTGAAAAAGAAGCTAATGTG ATGAGATCTCTGGTGGGTGATCGTGCATCCCTTATTGTACAAGCTGTATCTGCTGTGCTAATAGCCTTTACCATGAGCCTGATTTTAGCATGGCGGCTTGCACTAGTTCTAATAGCCGCCCAACCCCTAATAATAGCATGTTTCTACAGCAGAAAGGTCATCATGACAGCCATGGCTGAGAAGGCCGTGAAAGGTCAAGGGCGTGGAAGCCAAGTAGCCTCAGAGGCTGTGGGCAACCACAGGACAATTACTGCCTTCTCCTCTCAAGACAAGATTCTCAATCTCTTTAAAGAAACACAGGAAGGCCCTCGTAGAGATAACATGAAGCAATCCTGGTTTGCAGGATTAGTTCTGGCAGCATCACAGAGCCTCTCTATGTTGAATGCAGCCCTCACGTACTGGTACGGTGGGCATCAAGTCTATGATGGCCACATATCCCCTGATGCATTCTTCAAAACATACTTTGTTCTCATGAGCACTGCACGAGTTATAGCAGAAGCCGGCACCATGACAAGCGACATTGCCCAGGGCTCTGATGCATTGATTTCGGTCTTCAACATTTTTGACAGAGAGGCTGCCATTAATCCTGATGATGGAGAGGGCGAGAAACCAGAAAAGATCGAGGGAAACATCGATGTCCGGAACGTGGACTTCGCATACCCATCTCGTCCAGATGTTATGATCTTCAACAAGTTTAGCCTGAGCATAAAAGCAGGGCAAAGAGTTGCTCTTGTTGGGCAGAGCGGGTCGGGGAAATCCACAATCATTGGGTTGATCGAGAGATTCTACGACCCTCTCAAAGGGGTCGTTAGAATCGACGGGAAAGACATTACAGAGTTCAATTTGAGGAGTCTCAGGCAGCACATTGGCCTCGTCGGCCAAGAACCCACGCTCTTTGCTGGCAGCATTCGAGACAACATTTGTTATGGAAAACAGAATGCAACTGAGGCAGAGATGATCGAGGCCGCCAAAGCAGCCAATGCTCACGATTTCATTAg TTGTTTGGAGGATGGATATGATACACAAACTGGAGAGAGAGGAGTGCAATTATCGGGAGGACAAAAAAAAAGGATTACAATAGCAAGGGCAATAATTAAGAATCCAAGCATATTGTTGTTGGATGAGGCCACCAATGCATTGGACAGCCAATCTGAAAAGGTGGTGCAAGATGCGTTGGACCGAGTGATGGTGGGGAGAACGAGTGTAATCATTGCTCATCGTTTAAGCACCATTCGGGATGCAGATTCCATAGCTGTAATAAGGGATGGACGAGTTGCAGAGCAAGGAAGTCATTTTCATTTGATGGGAAAAGGAGATAGTGGGGCTTACTTTGCACTTGTAAATATGCAGTCTTTTAAGGCACCAATAAGCTTGGAATAA